The Halorarum halophilum genome contains the following window.
ACACGGTCGCGGTAACCGCCGACTACCCGACCGGGATCGCGGTCGCGCTGTGCGGCGGCTTCCTGACGCAGACCGGGCGGCTTCCGCCCCTCGTCGTTGCCCTCGCGGCCGTCTTCCTCGTCCTCCTCTCGGGCGTGAAGGTCGCCGTCGACCGACTCGACGTCGCCTTCGACCGGACCGTCGACAAGCGGACGGTCCCGGTCGTCCTCGGCGACCGGCGGGCCGCGAGGGCCGCCACGGGCATCCTCGCGGGCGCCGGGGCGCTGGTCCTCGGGTTCGTAGCCGTCGGCGTCCTCCCCGGGTTCGCGGCGACGGCGGCCGCGTTCTCCCTGGGGATGGCTGTCGGCTGTGTCGCCGCCGGGAAGCGACGGGCCGTCCGCGTCGCCATCCTGCTCACCTACCCGTTCGCGGCGGCACTGTTCCTCGCCGCCTGCCCCGAGACCGGCTGTGGTCCGATTCGGGTCGCCGCTGAACACGCGTTCGGCCTCACCGAACGTACGTTCCCGCCGGGTTACCTGTAGGCCAGGTTGAGTTCGACGTCGTTCGTCGAGGCCCGCAGTCGTTCGGCCAGTTCACCCTCGCAGCGCTCCCGGTTCACGCGGTGGGCCGGCCCGGCGACCGCGAGCGCGCCGTGGACCTCCTCCCCGAACAGGAGTGGGACGGCGACGGCGTGGATCCCCTCGAGGTCCTCCCCGAGGTTCAGCGCGTACCCCTGCTCGCGGACCTGTGCGAGCTCCTCGAACAGCGCGTCGGGCTCGGTGATGGTGTTGGCGGTGCGCGCCGG
Protein-coding sequences here:
- a CDS encoding UbiA family prenyltransferase yields the protein MPNRRGVEVVRALASQVKPTFMLPAIGMAAFGGLLAPVVSPTTFALHVGGVGLALYVAHLVDEYVDTYVRGEEEPAASRRVLALGVVLASVGFLALLLALASTAGPLAGLSLLPLWILALLHAPVLDRNTVAVTADYPTGIAVALCGGFLTQTGRLPPLVVALAAVFLVLLSGVKVAVDRLDVAFDRTVDKRTVPVVLGDRRAARAATGILAGAGALVLGFVAVGVLPGFAATAAAFSLGMAVGCVAAGKRRAVRVAILLTYPFAAALFLAACPETGCGPIRVAAEHAFGLTERTFPPGYL